In the genome of Chryseobacterium oryzae, one region contains:
- the rpmA gene encoding 50S ribosomal protein L27, translated as MAHKKGVGSSKNGRESHSKRLGVKIFGGQEAIAGNIIIRQRGTQHHPGENVGIGKDHTLFALVDGKVVFRKKANNRSFVSVEPNA; from the coding sequence ATGGCACACAAGAAAGGAGTTGGTAGTTCCAAGAACGGTAGAGAATCTCACTCTAAAAGATTAGGTGTGAAGATTTTCGGAGGACAAGAAGCTATTGCCGGAAACATCATCATTAGACAAAGAGGTACACAACACCACCCAGGTGAAAACGTGGGTATAGGTAAAGACCACACTTTGTTTGCATTAGTAGACGGAAAAGTAGTTTTCAGAAAGAAAGCAAACAACAGATCTTTTGTATCTGTAGAACCGAACGCTTAA
- a CDS encoding tetratricopeptide repeat protein: protein MEEYFGNELVKKFEEMMEINDEFYFDTEELEDIIVYYLELGDFNYADMAVNYGLKLHPNSLDIKIKKLEVLLEWEDFNTAKQLIDELKGSSMENTDFLVCYAKYYSNLGNPKKSIEICKKALELEEEQNFLNNFIADEYVNLGDPFNALKYYQQALKEDPLDDYSLENIMICFNDLNKSDEAIAFLNDYLDEFSYSEMAWSEYGQYYFVRKNYEEAIKAFDYMLAINSGSVGVYASKAACYEALNQYQKAISVYEEMLELEYTKAFTYYKIGLCYKALKQPIIALNYFQKSLREDPQFYLSMMEQSYLYEEMGGMPEALHFAKEATLLNDDNLDYQKRLAFLFIDAGKFEESLTCLKKLVDAEPSRFYNWYAYSEVLMLVGEYEEAVTILENAIKYHYRAELFYQLSNCFFNLNEKEKGTKSLKKALDLDPTLVSDMQKKYPYIKDEVKKVKSKEKKRG, encoded by the coding sequence TTGGAAGAATATTTTGGAAATGAACTTGTAAAAAAGTTCGAAGAAATGATGGAAATCAACGATGAATTCTACTTTGATACGGAAGAGCTAGAAGACATTATTGTTTATTATTTGGAGCTTGGAGACTTCAATTACGCCGATATGGCAGTAAATTATGGTCTTAAGCTTCATCCCAATTCTCTGGATATCAAGATTAAAAAACTTGAAGTACTTTTGGAATGGGAAGACTTTAACACAGCAAAACAGCTGATAGATGAGCTTAAAGGTTCATCTATGGAAAATACAGATTTTCTGGTTTGTTATGCTAAGTATTATTCAAATTTAGGAAATCCTAAAAAATCTATAGAAATCTGCAAAAAAGCTTTGGAACTAGAGGAAGAGCAAAACTTTCTCAACAATTTTATTGCAGATGAGTATGTGAATCTTGGAGATCCTTTTAATGCACTTAAATACTATCAGCAAGCCCTTAAAGAAGATCCTTTGGACGATTACTCTTTAGAAAATATTATGATCTGTTTTAATGATCTTAATAAGAGTGACGAAGCTATCGCTTTTCTGAATGATTACTTAGACGAGTTCTCTTATTCTGAAATGGCTTGGAGTGAATATGGGCAATATTACTTTGTCCGTAAAAATTACGAAGAAGCCATAAAAGCTTTCGATTATATGTTGGCAATAAATTCCGGGTCTGTTGGAGTTTACGCCAGTAAAGCAGCATGTTACGAAGCGTTAAACCAATATCAGAAAGCTATTTCTGTGTATGAAGAGATGCTGGAATTAGAATATACCAAAGCATTTACATATTACAAAATAGGATTGTGCTATAAAGCTTTAAAACAGCCCATAATTGCACTTAATTATTTTCAGAAATCTTTAAGAGAAGATCCGCAGTTTTATCTTTCGATGATGGAGCAGTCTTATCTTTATGAAGAAATGGGTGGAATGCCGGAAGCTCTTCATTTTGCAAAAGAAGCTACATTGTTGAATGACGATAACCTCGATTATCAGAAAAGGCTTGCATTTCTCTTTATTGATGCCGGAAAGTTTGAAGAAAGTCTTACCTGTTTAAAAAAATTGGTAGATGCAGAACCGTCCAGATTTTACAATTGGTATGCTTATTCTGAAGTTTTGATGTTGGTAGGAGAATATGAAGAAGCGGTAACTATTTTAGAAAACGCAATAAAATACCATTACCGTGCAGAATTATTCTATCAGCTAAGCAACTGCTTCTTCAACTTAAATGAAAAGGAGAAAGGCACGAAGTCACTTAAAAAAGCTCTAGACTTAGATCCTACACTTGTTTCTGATATGCAGAAAAAATATCCTTATATTAAAGATGAGGTAAAGAAAGTAAAATCGAAAGAAAAGAAAAGAGGCTAA
- the glmM gene encoding phosphoglucosamine mutase translates to MSLIKSISGIRGTIGGRVGDNLTPLDVVKFASAFGTWLQNNKNKKDLTLIIGRDARISGSMVNSLVTATLQGLGIHVIDLGLSTTPTVEVMVPELKADGGIILTASHNPKQWNALKLLNEKGEFISGENGAEVLALAESEDFNYAEVDDLGKYETREDAFDIHIQKILDLPMVDVEAIKAKKYKIVLDAVNSTGGIAIPMLLDKLGCETVKLYCEPNGQFPHNPEPLKEHLGDICELVKKEKADFGVVVDPDVDRLALIDEKGEMFGEEYTLVAVADYLLKNKKGVAISNLSSSRALRDVAHAHHSEYFASAVGEVNVVNLMKEKNAVIGGEGNGGIIYPDLHYGRDSLVGVALFLTHLAKENKTVSELRAGYASYFMGKKKIELTPEINVDDLLTKVEKEYQNEEVSTVDGVKIDFENNWVHLRKSNTEPIIRIYTEAKSQQEADQLGDEMIAKINSLI, encoded by the coding sequence ATGTCATTAATAAAAAGTATTTCAGGTATTCGCGGAACAATTGGAGGTAGAGTAGGAGATAATTTAACACCGCTTGATGTGGTAAAATTTGCTTCCGCTTTTGGGACATGGCTTCAGAATAATAAAAATAAAAAAGATTTAACGCTTATTATCGGACGAGATGCCAGAATTTCAGGTTCTATGGTTAATTCGTTGGTTACCGCAACCTTACAAGGGTTAGGAATTCATGTGATAGATTTGGGATTATCTACAACACCGACTGTTGAGGTAATGGTTCCCGAGCTGAAAGCAGATGGAGGAATTATTTTAACCGCATCTCACAATCCTAAACAATGGAACGCCTTGAAGCTTCTAAACGAAAAAGGGGAATTTATTAGTGGAGAAAATGGAGCAGAAGTTTTAGCTTTAGCCGAAAGTGAAGATTTCAACTATGCTGAAGTGGATGATTTAGGGAAATACGAAACAAGAGAAGATGCTTTTGATATTCATATTCAAAAGATTTTGGATTTGCCAATGGTAGATGTAGAAGCTATTAAAGCAAAAAAATATAAAATTGTTCTGGATGCAGTAAATTCTACAGGAGGAATAGCGATACCAATGCTTTTAGATAAACTGGGATGCGAAACTGTAAAATTATATTGCGAACCCAACGGACAGTTTCCTCACAACCCGGAACCTTTGAAAGAACATTTGGGAGATATCTGTGAACTGGTAAAAAAAGAAAAAGCAGATTTTGGAGTTGTGGTAGATCCTGATGTAGACAGATTGGCTTTAATTGATGAAAAAGGAGAAATGTTTGGGGAAGAATACACCTTGGTTGCTGTTGCAGATTATTTACTGAAAAACAAAAAAGGAGTGGCAATTTCTAACCTTTCTTCCAGCCGGGCTTTAAGAGATGTGGCTCATGCGCATCACTCAGAATATTTTGCCAGTGCAGTAGGAGAGGTAAATGTAGTCAACTTAATGAAAGAGAAGAATGCAGTAATCGGTGGCGAAGGAAATGGCGGAATTATTTATCCGGATCTTCATTACGGAAGAGATTCTTTGGTGGGTGTTGCATTATTTCTAACACATTTGGCAAAAGAAAATAAAACTGTTTCGGAGCTCAGAGCAGGATACGCTAGCTATTTTATGGGTAAAAAGAAAATTGAACTTACTCCCGAGATTAATGTAGATGATCTTTTAACTAAAGTGGAAAAAGAATATCAAAATGAAGAGGTTTCTACTGTTGATGGTGTAAAAATAGATTTCGAAAACAATTGGGTTCATTTGAGAAAATCGAATACAGAACCTATTATCAGAATCTACACGGAGGCTAAATCGCAGCAAGAAGCAGATCAGTTAGGTGATGAAATGATAGCCAAAATCAATAGTTTGATTTAA